The Acidimicrobiales bacterium genome has a segment encoding these proteins:
- a CDS encoding Gmad2 immunoglobulin-like domain-containing protein, whose translation MTPRRGALVVWAAALGAGAAGCSSSASLPRATATTAAHFSVTTAASAAAGSGPTSTALPAPGSGTTSTTNPAVATSGGAIVITSPHSGQTVFSPVIVTGRSRVSSVTVQLSDASGTVLASTIVRPSGGQFSATVRFATTSPGAGTLTAFDTGPGGARQDIATVPVQLSD comes from the coding sequence ATGACCCCCCGCCGCGGGGCCCTGGTCGTCTGGGCCGCGGCCCTGGGCGCCGGCGCCGCCGGGTGCAGCTCGTCGGCGTCCCTGCCCCGCGCCACCGCCACCACCGCCGCCCACTTCTCGGTGACCACGGCCGCCTCGGCCGCCGCAGGGAGCGGGCCGACGAGCACGGCGTTGCCTGCGCCGGGATCGGGGACGACGAGCACGACCAACCCGGCCGTCGCCACCAGCGGCGGGGCCATCGTGATCACCTCCCCCCACTCTGGCCAGACGGTGTTCAGCCCGGTGATCGTGACGGGGCGGAGCAGGGTGTCGTCGGTGACGGTCCAGCTGAGCGACGCGAGCGGAACGGTGCTGGCGTCCACGATCGTGCGGCCGTCGGGCGGCCAGTTCAGCGCGACGGTCCGGTTTGCCACCACATCGCCGGGAGCGGGGACGCTGACCGCCTTCGACACCGGTCCGGGCGGCGCCCGTCAGGACATCGCCACCGTGCCGGTGCAGCTCAGCGACTGA
- the mug gene encoding G/U mismatch-specific DNA glycosylase: MPRPSPEDLQRAVDRTIPDLVGPGLGVLFCGINPGLWSGATGLHFARPGNRFWKVLHGAGFTDRVLDPAEQAVLPSMGIGITNLVARTTAAASELSGAELRAGAVALERKVRRLGPGAVAFVGMQAYRTAFRRPRAPIGAQDERLAGSAVWVLPNPSGLQARYQLPDMVAAYSELRRASGIPAGGRRSPTG; the protein is encoded by the coding sequence ATGCCGAGGCCGTCCCCGGAGGACCTGCAACGGGCCGTGGACCGCACCATCCCCGACCTGGTCGGTCCCGGGCTCGGCGTGCTGTTCTGCGGCATCAACCCCGGTCTGTGGTCGGGGGCCACCGGCCTGCACTTCGCCCGGCCCGGGAACCGCTTCTGGAAGGTCCTCCACGGTGCCGGCTTCACCGACCGGGTGCTCGACCCGGCCGAGCAGGCCGTCCTCCCCTCGATGGGGATCGGCATCACCAACCTGGTGGCCCGGACGACGGCGGCGGCCAGCGAGCTGTCGGGCGCCGAGCTGCGGGCGGGGGCGGTGGCGCTCGAGCGCAAGGTCCGCCGGCTGGGGCCGGGCGCCGTCGCCTTCGTGGGCATGCAGGCCTACCGCACCGCCTTCCGGCGGCCCCGCGCCCCCATCGGCGCCCAGGACGAGCGGCTGGCCGGCTCGGCCGTCTGGGTGCTGCCCAACCCGAGCGGCCTGCAGGCCCGCTACCAGCTGCCCGACATGGTGGCGGCGTACTCGGAGCTGCGGCGGGCCTCCGGAATACCTGCCGGCGGCAGACGTTCCCCCACTGGATGA
- a CDS encoding ABC transporter ATP-binding protein, with protein sequence MSPHGPGMRSSPWAMMRSFRRDPSVTSQKLAPGTLKRIFRFAAPYRRQLVFLVTMLAVDSVIGVVNPLLFREIINRGILRHDGGLVVTLAAVAAGLALFDTALSLAERWFSARIGEGLIFDMRTRVFSHIQRMPIAFFTRTQTGALVSRLDNDVLGAQSAFTGTFSSVIGNTLTVSFTLAAMFTLSWPITLVALALLPVFIVPARRVGRRLQTITRESYNLNAAMTMTMTERFNVAGALLTKLFGRPAEEDAQFARRAGRVRDIGVTSSMYAGVFFAALMLVAALATALVYGWGGWMATRGTLDVGTVVALTTYLARLYGPLTSLSNVNVDVMTALVSFDRVFEVLDLPPMIADAPDAAELAPGANTIEFDHVGFRYPTAAEVSLASLEAVAVLDNVPDRQVLHDVSFRAEPGELVALVGPSGAGKTTISQLVTRMYDPTAGSVRIGGADARAVTQESLRASIGVVTQDAHMFHDSIRANLLYAKPGATDSELVDALRAAQIWDLVEGLPDRLDTVVGDRGYRLSGGEKQRLAIARLLLKAPGIVVLDEATAHLDSESEVAVQHALNEALTGRTSLVIAHRLSTVRDADRILVVDDGRIVESGRHEDLIGQDGLYAELYRTQFLPGATGAAPTGVGSVIGSVTG encoded by the coding sequence ATGAGCCCGCACGGGCCGGGGATGCGCTCGAGCCCGTGGGCCATGATGAGATCGTTCCGGCGGGACCCGTCGGTGACCAGTCAGAAGCTGGCGCCGGGGACGCTCAAGCGGATCTTCCGGTTCGCCGCCCCGTACCGCCGCCAGCTCGTGTTCCTCGTGACCATGCTGGCGGTCGACTCGGTCATCGGTGTGGTCAACCCCCTCCTGTTCCGGGAGATCATCAACCGGGGGATCCTGCGCCACGACGGCGGGCTGGTCGTGACCCTGGCGGCGGTGGCGGCCGGGCTGGCGCTGTTCGACACCGCCCTGTCGCTGGCCGAGCGCTGGTTCTCGGCCCGGATCGGCGAGGGGCTGATCTTCGACATGCGCACCCGGGTGTTCTCCCACATCCAGCGGATGCCGATCGCTTTCTTCACCCGTACCCAGACCGGCGCCCTAGTCAGCCGGCTCGACAACGACGTGCTCGGGGCCCAGTCGGCGTTCACCGGCACCTTCTCGAGCGTGATCGGCAACACCCTCACCGTGTCGTTCACCCTGGCCGCCATGTTCACCCTGTCGTGGCCGATCACCCTGGTGGCCCTGGCCCTCCTGCCGGTGTTCATCGTGCCCGCCCGGCGGGTGGGGCGCCGGCTGCAGACGATCACCCGCGAGAGCTACAACCTCAACGCCGCCATGACCATGACCATGACCGAGCGGTTCAACGTGGCCGGGGCGCTTTTGACCAAGCTGTTCGGCCGGCCGGCGGAGGAGGACGCCCAGTTTGCCCGGCGGGCGGGACGGGTGCGCGACATCGGGGTGACCTCGTCCATGTACGCGGGGGTGTTCTTTGCCGCCCTGATGCTGGTGGCGGCCCTGGCCACGGCGCTGGTGTACGGATGGGGGGGCTGGATGGCCACCCGCGGCACCCTCGACGTGGGCACCGTCGTGGCCCTCACCACCTACCTGGCCCGCCTGTACGGGCCGCTCACCTCTCTGTCGAACGTGAACGTGGACGTGATGACGGCGCTGGTCTCCTTCGACCGGGTCTTCGAGGTGCTCGACCTGCCGCCGATGATCGCCGACGCCCCGGACGCGGCCGAGCTGGCGCCGGGCGCCAACACCATCGAGTTCGACCACGTCGGCTTCCGCTATCCCACCGCCGCCGAGGTGTCGCTGGCCTCGCTGGAGGCGGTGGCCGTGCTCGACAACGTCCCCGACCGCCAGGTGCTCCACGACGTGTCGTTCCGGGCCGAGCCGGGGGAGCTGGTGGCCCTGGTCGGCCCGTCCGGCGCCGGCAAGACCACCATCAGCCAGCTGGTCACGCGCATGTACGACCCCACGGCCGGCAGCGTGCGCATCGGCGGGGCCGACGCCCGGGCCGTGACCCAGGAGTCCCTGCGGGCGTCGATCGGGGTCGTGACCCAGGACGCCCACATGTTCCACGACAGCATCCGCGCCAACCTGCTCTACGCCAAGCCCGGCGCCACCGACTCCGAGCTGGTCGACGCCCTGCGCGCCGCCCAGATCTGGGACCTGGTCGAAGGCCTGCCCGACCGGCTCGACACCGTGGTGGGCGACCGCGGCTACCGCCTGTCGGGGGGAGAGAAGCAGCGCCTCGCCATCGCCCGGCTGCTGCTCAAGGCCCCGGGCATCGTGGTGCTCGACGAGGCCACCGCCCACCTCGACTCCGAGTCCGAGGTGGCCGTGCAGCACGCCCTCAACGAGGCGCTCACCGGGAGGACGTCGCTCGTCATCGCCCACCGCCTCTCGACGGTTCGCGACGCCGACCGCATCCTCGTCGTCGACGACGGCCGCATCGTCGAGTCGGGCCGTCACGAGGACCTGATCGGCCAGGACGGCCTCTATGCCGAGCTGTACCGGACGCAGTTCCTGCCCGGCGCAACCGGCGCCGCCCCGACCGGCGTGGGCTCGGTCATCGGCTCCGTCACCGGCTGA
- a CDS encoding FAD-binding oxidoreductase → MADPLAGQLRGILGPEAVIDDPELLVAYETDWMGRRPGRGRLVARPGSTEEVVKVVDACRRAGAAVVPQGGNTGLVGGGVPRDGEVVLSTRRLDWVGAVDPLTATVAAGAGAPLAAVRDAARAAGFDVAVDLGARDSATVGGMAATNAGGLRVIRHGQMRAHLTGLEAVTAGGQVLRRMAGLAKDTAGYDLTSLLCGSEGTLGVITAVLMRVVPASPARVTAVAGVASLGRAMEVLAGLRGRLPELEAAEVVLADGAALVAELFGVAPAVDRSWPCQLLVEVAGQEEAALLDRLAAALDDAGLAGDDGATAVATEPGGRAALWEVRERHPEVVVRIGVPHKLDVSLPLGRLAAFAEEVRARLAAAVPGATTVLYGHAGDGGLHVNVATPTGGPDPDGRIEEVVLELVGAMGGSVSAEHGIGTDKVRWIGLTRSPAELAAMRAVKDALDPEGVLNPGVLFSR, encoded by the coding sequence GACCGACTGGATGGGCCGGCGCCCGGGGCGGGGCCGCCTGGTCGCGCGGCCGGGGTCGACCGAGGAGGTCGTGAAGGTCGTCGACGCGTGCAGACGAGCCGGCGCCGCCGTCGTGCCCCAGGGCGGCAACACCGGCCTGGTGGGCGGCGGCGTACCCCGCGACGGGGAGGTCGTGCTGTCGACCCGGCGCCTCGACTGGGTCGGGGCGGTCGATCCCCTCACCGCCACCGTGGCCGCCGGCGCCGGGGCCCCGCTCGCCGCGGTGCGCGACGCGGCGCGCGCCGCCGGGTTCGACGTGGCCGTCGACCTCGGCGCCCGGGACTCGGCCACCGTCGGGGGCATGGCGGCAACCAACGCCGGCGGCCTCCGGGTGATCCGCCACGGCCAGATGCGCGCCCACCTGACCGGTCTCGAGGCGGTCACGGCCGGCGGGCAGGTGCTCAGGCGCATGGCCGGTCTGGCGAAGGACACCGCCGGCTACGACCTCACGTCCCTCCTGTGCGGGAGCGAGGGCACCCTGGGCGTGATCACCGCCGTGCTCATGCGGGTGGTCCCGGCCTCCCCGGCGCGGGTGACCGCCGTCGCCGGCGTGGCGTCCCTGGGTCGGGCCATGGAGGTGCTGGCCGGGCTGCGCGGCCGGCTCCCCGAGCTGGAGGCGGCCGAGGTGGTGCTGGCCGACGGCGCAGCGCTGGTGGCGGAGCTGTTCGGGGTGGCCCCCGCCGTCGACCGCTCGTGGCCCTGCCAGCTGCTCGTGGAGGTGGCGGGCCAGGAGGAGGCGGCCCTGCTCGACCGGCTCGCCGCCGCCCTGGACGACGCCGGGCTGGCGGGCGACGACGGCGCCACCGCGGTGGCCACGGAGCCGGGCGGCCGGGCCGCCCTCTGGGAGGTCCGCGAGCGCCACCCCGAGGTCGTGGTGCGCATCGGCGTGCCCCACAAGCTCGACGTGTCGCTCCCGCTCGGGAGGCTGGCGGCCTTCGCCGAGGAGGTGCGCGCCCGGCTGGCCGCGGCCGTGCCCGGCGCCACCACGGTCCTCTACGGCCACGCCGGGGACGGCGGGCTGCACGTCAACGTGGCCACCCCCACCGGCGGGCCCGACCCCGACGGACGCATCGAGGAGGTGGTGCTCGAGCTGGTCGGCGCCATGGGCGGGTCGGTCAGCGCCGAGCACGGGATCGGGACCGACAAGGTGCGCTGGATCGGGCTCACCCGCAGCCCGGCCGAGCTGGCGGCCATGCGCGCCGTGAAGGACGCCCTCGATCCGGAGGGCGTGCTCAACCCCGGGGTCCTGTTCAGCCGGTGA